From Clostridia bacterium, the proteins below share one genomic window:
- the rpsL gene encoding 30S ribosomal protein S12 has protein sequence MPTFNQLVRKGREVSVKKSTAPALLRGYNSKKKVAIQQNSPQKRGVCTAVKTTTPKKPNSALRKIARVRLSNGIEATSYIPGIGHNLQEHSVVLIRGGRVKDLPGVRYHIIRGTLDAQGVANRRQGRSKYGAKRPKA, from the coding sequence ATGCCTACTTTTAACCAGTTGGTAAGAAAGGGAAGAGAGGTTTCCGTCAAGAAGTCTACCGCTCCTGCGCTGCTCCGCGGCTACAACTCCAAGAAGAAGGTCGCCATCCAGCAGAATTCGCCCCAGAAGAGAGGCGTTTGCACCGCGGTCAAGACCACGACTCCTAAGAAGCCTAACTCCGCGCTCAGAAAGATCGCCAGAGTCAGACTCTCCAACGGAATCGAAGCGACGTCCTACATTCCCGGTATCGGCCACAACCTGCAGGAGCACAGCGTCGTTCTCATCAGAGGCGGCAGAGTCAAGGACCTGCCCGGCGTCCGTTACCACATTATCCGCGGCACTCTCGACGCTCAGGGCGTTGCGAACCGCAGACAGGGCCGTTCCAAGTACGGAGCGAAGCGCCCGAAGGCGTAA
- the rpsG gene encoding 30S ribosomal protein S7 — MPRRGSISKRDVLPDPLYNSKLVTRLINNIMLDGKKGVAQKIVYDAFAIINEKTGKDPLEVFKAALENIMPTLEIKTRRVGGANYQVPIEVRPDRKQTLGLRWLTTYSRARGEKTMKERLAAELLDALNGTGASVKKREDTLKMAEANKAFAHYRW; from the coding sequence GTGCCGAGAAGAGGTTCTATTTCCAAGAGAGATGTGTTACCCGATCCACTTTATAATTCCAAGCTCGTTACCAGACTGATAAACAATATCATGCTGGACGGCAAAAAGGGCGTTGCTCAGAAAATAGTCTACGACGCCTTTGCAATAATCAACGAAAAGACGGGAAAGGATCCCCTCGAGGTCTTCAAGGCCGCGCTTGAGAACATCATGCCCACCCTTGAGATCAAGACGAGACGTGTCGGCGGCGCCAACTATCAGGTGCCGATCGAGGTCCGCCCCGACAGAAAGCAGACTCTCGGACTCAGATGGCTCACCACCTATTCGAGAGCCCGCGGCGAGAAGACCATGAAGGAAAGACTCGCTGCCGAGCTGCTTGACGCGCTCAACGGAACGGGCGCTTCCGTGAAGAAGAGAGAAGATACCCTCAAGATGGCCGAAGCC